A window of Methanolobus sediminis contains these coding sequences:
- a CDS encoding helix-turn-helix transcriptional regulator gives MKKRLLDIIFASDKRRNALLLLQNGPQKMDYLLKSLETTRNAILPQMKILEEHYLVFHYDNNYELTSIGKLIVDDMVPLLNTIEPFDNDVDYWGTHDIDFIPPHLLNRLDTLRKCEVITPSHLGMYDLDEKILQTSLISKSHYGILTFYHYLFPRLISNMLSNNADVHMIVSPSVLDKFRTECPSEFEKFLQSEFFHFYVYTGNIGFLGLACNDYYFMLRLLKNNGDSDINRILCNGKGALEWGMELFEYYLKDSTSITEI, from the coding sequence GTGAAAAAACGGTTACTCGATATAATATTTGCTTCTGATAAGAGAAGGAATGCGCTTTTGTTATTACAAAATGGTCCACAAAAAATGGATTACCTTCTAAAGTCACTGGAAACAACTAGAAATGCAATATTGCCTCAGATGAAGATCTTAGAAGAACATTATCTTGTGTTTCACTATGATAATAACTATGAATTAACATCCATTGGAAAACTTATAGTTGATGATATGGTTCCTTTATTGAATACTATTGAACCTTTTGATAACGATGTTGATTACTGGGGAACACATGACATTGATTTTATTCCTCCTCACCTTTTGAACCGCCTAGATACACTTAGAAAATGCGAGGTTATAACTCCTTCTCATCTGGGAATGTATGATCTTGATGAGAAAATTCTGCAAACATCCTTGATTTCAAAATCACATTATGGAATTTTGACATTTTACCATTATTTATTTCCTCGATTAATATCAAATATGCTATCAAACAATGCAGATGTACATATGATAGTGTCTCCCTCCGTTCTTGACAAATTTAGGACTGAGTGTCCCTCTGAATTTGAAAAATTCCTTCAAAGTGAGTTCTTTCACTTTTATGTATACACTGGAAATATTGGTTTTCTAGGCCTGGCGTGTAATGATTATTACTTTATGTTGAGACTATTAAAAAACAATGGTGATTCGGATATTAACCGTATTCTTTGTAATGGTAAAGGGGCATTAGAGTGGGGCATGGAACTTTTCGAATATTATTTGAAGGACTCCACTTCAATAACTGAGATTTGA
- a CDS encoding helix-turn-helix transcriptional regulator: MKKRLLDVAFASEKRMNVLLSLQDGAKEMATLLELTDTNRNSLLPQMKILEEHYMVIHYNDTYELTTIGKLIVADMVPLLDKIDVIDIDVDYWGNRDLDFIPSPLLEKIGQLKNCEIINPPITELFSMHKSFNTDYKVSTRVYVVTTTLYPNFESIIAELLESNVDFYYIVSQELLDKLRTEYHKELTSFINNEFFHMYVYTKEMKFLYFTFDDVHSLISAFNKKGEFDHKFMLCKGQSAVDWTKELYNSILEDSIAVAEI; this comes from the coding sequence ATGAAAAAACGGTTACTTGACGTAGCATTTGCTTCTGAAAAGAGAATGAATGTGCTATTATCTCTGCAGGATGGAGCAAAAGAAATGGCTACTCTTTTGGAGTTAACGGATACGAACAGGAATTCTTTGCTCCCTCAGATGAAGATTCTGGAAGAGCACTATATGGTCATTCACTACAATGATACTTACGAGTTGACTACTATTGGAAAACTTATTGTTGCCGATATGGTTCCTTTACTGGATAAAATTGATGTTATTGATATTGATGTTGATTACTGGGGAAACCGTGATCTGGATTTCATTCCATCTCCATTATTAGAAAAAATAGGTCAGCTTAAGAATTGTGAAATAATAAATCCACCTATTACTGAATTATTTTCGATGCACAAATCTTTTAATACGGATTATAAAGTATCAACTCGTGTCTATGTGGTTACTACTACACTCTATCCCAATTTTGAGTCTATAATTGCAGAACTGCTTGAAAGTAATGTCGATTTCTACTATATAGTTTCCCAGGAATTACTTGACAAACTAAGAACAGAATATCATAAAGAACTTACAAGTTTTATTAACAATGAATTCTTTCACATGTATGTTTACACTAAAGAGATGAAATTCTTATATTTCACATTTGATGATGTCCACTCTTTGATAAGTGCATTTAATAAGAAAGGGGAGTTTGACCATAAGTTCATGTTATGTAAAGGTCAGAGTGCAGTTGACTGGACAAAAGAGCTTTATAACTCTATCCTTGAAGATTCAATAGCTGTGGCTGAGATTTAA
- a CDS encoding metallophosphoesterase, with product MISQIDPLIDEPALVVSNKTKSLVVADIHLGIEWDLYRSGFSIPSRMKYGLERILAYISQVSPDRIILLGDVKHNVPQISWQERDEIPYFLSVLSDHADVDIFPGNHDGGIEYLLPDRKNITVHPARGAIIEDVGYFHGHTWPDPEMFKAQYIITAHNHPTIRLTDSLGYAMVEQSWIRTRLNLPVLQEHFSSLELEKENGNWNDPELIIVPSFNELCGGVAFNESLHDDLLGPLFSSRGVDIDNAQAYLLDGTQLGKLKNIRKLEESKVRPRIKRKGVKKDEQKRSRK from the coding sequence ATGATAAGTCAAATTGATCCGCTTATTGATGAACCTGCCCTTGTGGTAAGTAACAAAACAAAGTCACTGGTAGTTGCCGATATCCACCTGGGAATCGAATGGGATCTTTACAGAAGTGGATTTTCAATTCCAAGCCGCATGAAATACGGCCTTGAAAGAATTCTGGCTTACATCAGCCAGGTTTCTCCTGACAGGATAATCCTGCTTGGAGATGTGAAACACAATGTCCCACAAATATCATGGCAGGAGAGAGATGAAATTCCTTATTTCCTCTCAGTGCTTTCCGACCATGCAGATGTTGATATTTTTCCCGGAAACCACGATGGTGGAATCGAGTACCTGCTGCCGGACAGGAAGAATATAACCGTGCATCCGGCAAGAGGAGCCATCATTGAAGATGTGGGTTATTTCCACGGGCATACATGGCCTGACCCTGAAATGTTCAAAGCCCAGTACATCATCACCGCACACAATCACCCGACAATCCGCCTAACCGACTCACTTGGTTATGCCATGGTGGAACAAAGCTGGATAAGGACACGTTTGAATCTTCCTGTACTTCAGGAACATTTCAGCAGCCTTGAACTTGAAAAAGAAAACGGGAACTGGAACGACCCTGAACTGATAATTGTGCCATCGTTCAATGAACTATGTGGTGGTGTGGCCTTTAATGAATCACTACATGATGACCTGCTGGGACCATTATTCTCATCACGTGGTGTTGATATTGACAATGCACAGGCATATCTGCTTGATGGAACTCAACTTGGAAAACTGAAGAATATAAGGAAACTTGAAGAAAGTAAGGTTCGGCCGAGGATCAAACGTAAAGGTGTAAAGAAAGATGAGCAAAAAAGGAGCAGAAAATGA